The genomic stretch TGTGCTTATACAAAATAGCGAgccaatcaaatcaattaacaAATCTTTCCTTCCTACCTACCTACCACTAGTTCATTTAATTAGTTACAAACATTAAATATATGTACCACCTccttttaaaaaaaaggtcCAACCCAATATTGTTAAAACATCAATATGTTCATATATCCATTTAATACTGACTACTGGTAAGGGTAAAGACCATAttacattattattagacCAATGATAATATCACCAATTAAAAATCTTCTCGTTTTCTTCAAACccaacaaagaagaagaaaaaaaaccaaccaaccaatcaatcaatcaatcaatcaaccACATAGTTTGATTATAATCAGTATACAATATTTGTAcataaatcatcatcatcatcatcatcatcaataatgtTTTCAACATCACgtcaattaatcaaatcatcattaatcCATCGTTCATattctactactactactactaatgGAGCACCAATAAAAGTTACAACGACAACTACTAGGAAAAAAGTTGGTGCATTTAGAGGAGGATTCATTGGATTTTTATTAGGTGTGACTACAACAGGAGGATTatcatattattatttattagatCAATATAAATTAGCTAATACTGTTGTTATTGCTGATATTGTTGCTTtacaaaattcaattactaatttggaaaaacatattaaatcattagaagaaagaaaataaagaagaagaaagagaggaagaaagagaaaaagaaagagaggAAGAAAGAGAGGAGatgattaataatattatgaagatgattattgttgtataatattgaagaatttaaaaattgaaagatgtTCATgtggttttcttttttgttaattatagtagtagtattgtctatatttatatatttatatatacatGTTACYTATACTAATTTAAGAATACAAATATAttccaaaatcaatattttatctatttataatgttgttttgttgttttgttttgtttttgttgttcaaaTCTGTTTAATCAACAGTATTGaatcttttaataatttttcaaattcattctTTGATAATTCTCCATTTCCAATAGCAATTTCACAATTTTTACCACCAAATTCTCCACCTTCTATAAAACTCATTAATATTTCTCTTTCATTAACgataaattttaaatcGGTTTTATATGATACATGTAAATAAtcatattttatttttattgattctccttctccttctcctcctcctccatcatcattaataattaattcaattgatggtTTAACATTGATTTTCTCTGTTCCAgtgaaattcaattttgattcttccaaaaaattgattaaatctGGTTGATGATTAGATAATCGGACTTTTGGAGATACTGATACTGATACTGACAGATTTTCCTCCTCGTTATTCATGGGTAATAGACTACCGAGTAATAATCTTGATACTTGAATATCACAAGGTAATTTAGGTAATGGAATGGCGACATTTTTTACGGCTTCAAGTGATAATACTTGTAATGTATAATGTAAAATTTGTCCACGATCAAGTTGAGCTTGAATTTCTACTGGTggatatttcaaatatttatcagtgatttcatatttattattattattattattattatttttctttttcatttgataCATTGATGGAATTAATCGAATTGCCATACTATTGGCATATGGTTGTTCATTAAATTGTTGACGACAACCAGGTTGAGGAATCACTGGATATGAactaattaaatcattcaTAAATGGTGCAGAATTAacaaattggaattggaaatCTCCACTGTTAATGATTGGTTTAGGAATTAATCCATTAGATGAGGgagtttttttatttttcataaCAATGGTTCCAAATTGTAATGTATAAGCAGAACTAATAATCTTATCTTCATTTACTCCATTTAAATCAGATGTGAATTTTAAATCTGAAACTTGTTCatataattcatcaatttgttttggtgTTAAATGTTCATCAATATTGTTTGTATCTGTAGTAAATAAGGGTACCTTTTCATCAGTTTCCAgttcaatcaatttcaatttatcaatcacatcaaatttaatatcattttttttagattcttcttcattagaTGATTCAACactaaattgatttaattcttttcttaaattttctaaattaaGATTTTCAGATTgatttgttcttgttgaatcagcattttcaaaatcttctACCAATTTTGCTATATTAGGGAATTCACtaacatcaacatcttcatttgaaaatttaccTAATTCTTTACGTAAATCTTCTAAATCTTGATgagattgttgttgttgttgttgttttgccttttcttgattatcaagaattttaGTCATATCTGGGAAATCCATtttagtggtggtggtggttgtaaTGGTGGTtgtatttaataatttatcaatatcatcatcaaattcttcttcttcagcattattactattgtCTTGGGGTATATCTTCATTTAAAGAAAATCTAGcatcatttaattcttccaattcaTCCAGttcaataaaataattactcattttatcaaatttatcgaaaattaaatcatttgatgATCTATGATCCTTTTTAAGTGgaacaaaataattaaatggACGATTATACCATGGaaacaattcttcattaaGAAATGGTACAAAAGGTAAAGATGAAGATTCTGATGtcaatgattttgttgtaaaaatttcatctttaatATGAGGATTAGAATTGATTGACCAAATTAATAATCTTTTAGCTAATGAAATTCcttcaatatttttacCATAAATTTCATAAATATTACttgtcttttttgttttatggAAATATACTTTAGCTATTTCttgaatcaattcaaaattaatttcaatatttttatcaacaattaatgataaatcaatactTTCCATAGTATAatcttgtaataatttatttaattccggttcaatgaaattcaaatcagcTTCTGACCCAATTAAttgtaatttatttttactaAATTTACCTTTAACTTTTAATCTTAACAtgtttttaaataataatgattgattTAATCCCAATAAATACCGTTGCCAAggttttaataatatttgtcGATCTTCTAACATATCattaacaatcaattttttacttttactGATATTCCAAACATCTAATATAATAccttcaattaattttgttttcactAAAGAACTCGAACTTTTCCATCGTATTCCTGGATTAAGAGATTGTTGATGATCGtaatattgttttaattgtCCTTTAGTAAAAGCATTATTCATAGTTTTgaccaatttttcaaacttCTTAATACCTATTACAGAATCAAGTGGTTTATATGTTTCTATCgaattataaatatcatTTCCTTCTTCATTGTCTGTTGGTTTAAAATCCATGAAAAATGATCGATCAAtaattggtaataatttatcCCCCAGATCTCGTGACAGTattccaccaccaccactcCCCTTGTCGCCCCTTTGCGTTTGAGTTggtaatttgtttttggtttttgttttatatttattcttcttttgatcattataaatttgatttgccTTTAAAAATATCCTTTTAGAAGTATCATATAATGATTTCTCTTCTGATTTCAATTCAggtaaaacaaaatcatcaatcgATTGAATCTTTTGCAATCGTAGCGAAGATACAGTGAAATTTCGTAGCAGACCTTGATAAGGAGTTagatatttataaaaacaTCTTTGAGACAGAAGAATCATGGTTGATTTAATGTATCTTTATACCTAAAAGTGTCTTGTAAGATAGGTTTTTAATCTCTTGTGACTTGAATTTGGAATTGAGATgagaattggaaaaaaaaaaaaaaatttttttgaaaaaaaaaaaaaaaaaagcaagcGCTACCAAACAGAAACTATAAGCCGTGCTACCATATGAGGGGGTTTTTTAGTTGTATGAATATTACTCTTAGTTCATAGCTTGCTTACTTGGGTGAGTTAATTCTACAAAAAATAGTGGTAAGCTAGATAGGTAATGAAGTTGCATTTATGCGTGGttatggaaaaaaaaaaaaagtatttcaAAGTGAACAAATACCATACTAAAAAGGTAGTAAGAAGTCTTTGATCGGGTTATACTGTGATTAGTTCAGGAAACAGTATGAAAAATGAGAAAGAAAGTTTTAAACTGATTGTTTCTGTTCTAGCAAAGTACcactgttgttgttacaaTCTTTACGTCTTGTTGAGTGTTTAttaaaaaagttgaaattcAAGGGAACTAACCTGAAACATTCAACCATATTCTTTTTAGGAATATTTAACCATTGCAGCActgttttattattttcttggttTGTTCCatcacacacacacacgcACGCACAACCCACAAAGCAAGTAGTCATATAGAATAGTCATACTTTTGAATTGCGGGGGGGAGAACAGTTTACGAATTCTTGTTTTACAGTAACATTTCCaataaaatgaatcaaacaatataatgaaaacaacagcaacaacaacaacaacaacaacagacCCAATAGTGATATAATCAGAcaaattatatttgaattgCACAATTGTTAGAGATAAATGAACTAATAGGCAATATGtagttattattattattattattattatactCCGGTTAAGTTATCACATTGGCTGATaaatgtgtgtgtgtgtgtgtgtgtgtgtgccACAGAAGTGTATGTGGGGAATTAGCCAAGTCAAGCCAAGTCAAGTCAAGCTAAGTTGTTATTTGTTAGTAGAAAGATATCGCCGACAGTTGCCGTTAAACTacagagagagagagagtatgagtgagtgagtgagtgagtgagtgagtgagtgagtgaggGGGAGTGTGACCCTCAATAAAATTCTCGCTTGTTTTTACTCCTTCTCACACACACAGGCTACAGTACTACTGACTGACTGACTGACTATTAACAGTGCGGtcctctctctctcttactcttcttcttcggAAGTATTGTTATAGCGAGACAATCAATGGAAACCGATGACacaaaaattatattgattaCGGGATCCACTCAATCAATGATCATccattgcaaaaaaaaaatgccACCTCTCTAATCCTAATTAAAACAAGAgaaatgatttgatttaatttaattattggaCTAAAAATcacaacatcatcatcatcatcggTTATTATTCTTCTTGGTGGGGGGGAGGCGGCTTTTTCccaatatataaataattatacAATTCAACCCATTTCTAATTTTTACTCTTTTTATAAGtttttactttctttttcttttccctTTCTTTTATAATCTATTACCACtctacatatatatatatattcaatCTTTTCAGGAAAAGATGTCAATTAGATTATATTCTAAACAATCTTTAAATACATTCAAAAAAGCTACATTTATACCCcttactactactgctactgctattactactactcaATTTAGATATTTCCATGACACCccaaataaacaaaatgtCACTGTCAATAATATGATGCCAAGAGTTACTAAACCAACCCCAACCAACACTTTTACTACATCTCCACAATTACCTTCTACAGAATATTTAAAAgcatttaataataaagaattgatttcatttttcatgATTGGATTAGCCACATTaaataaaccaattttACAACTTtgtattaaattatttccTTATGTACCCAtgtcaattattaaagCTCTTGTTTATCGTATTTATTGTGGTGGTGAAACCATTGATCAAGTTAAAAAAACTGGCTTAAGATTGCATGAACGAGGTATTAATAATATGATGATTTCTTTAACCATTGAAGCTTGTGATGgtaatgataatgttgatcctaaatatattgttgaagaaactgccaaatcaattgaaaccaTTTTAGTTCCTCATACTGTAGCCATGATTGAACAAGCCACCGATGACATTAATGATATACCACCAGGGTATGTTGCATTAAAACCAACAGGATTTGCTAAAGATGCAGCAAatgtattgaaaaattataatactACTAtgattaaagaatttgatgaattggttgataaagcaattattgtttgtcaaaaaatttatgaTTCCAATAAAGAATTGAGTCAAAAATATCCTGAAAGAGTATCAccatttgttgttggagTTATTGATGCTGAAAAACATGAATTACAAGAAGGTGTTTATGAATTACAAAGAAGATtatatcaaaaatttaataaattaaatcaaccaatttcaattgttggtACTTT from Candida albicans SC5314 chromosome 5, complete sequence encodes the following:
- a CDS encoding uncharacterized protein (Putative mitochondrial membrane protein; ortholog of S. cerevisiae Sls1; coordinates expression of mitochondrially-encoded genes; Hap43-induced), whose protein sequence is MILSSQRCFYKYLTPYQGSLRNFTVSSLRLQKIQSIDDFVLPELKSEEKSLYDTSKRIFLKANQIYNDQKKNKYKTKTKNKLPTQTQRGDKGSGGGGISSRDSGDKLLPIIDRSFFMDFKPTDNEEGNDIYNSIETYKPLDSVIGIKKFEKLVKTMNNAFTKGQLKQYYDHQQSLNPGIRWKSSSSLVKTKLIEGIILDVWNISKSKKLIVNDMLEDRQILLKPWQRYLLGLNQSLLFKNMLRLKVKGKFSKNKLQLIGSEADLNFIEPELNKLLQDYTMESIDLSLIVDKNIEINFELIQEIAKVYFHKTKKTSNIYEIYGKNIEGISLAKRLLIWSINSNPHIKDEIFTTKSLTSESSSLPFVPFLNEELFPWYNRPFNYFVPLKKDHRSSNDLIFDKFDKMSNYFIESDELEELNDARFSLNEDIPQDNSNNAEEEEFDDDIDKLLNTTTITTTTTTKMDFPDMTKILDNQEKAKQQQQQQSHQDLEDLRKELGKFSNEDVDVSEFPNIAKLVEDFENADSTRTNQSENLNLENLRKELNQFSVESSNEEESKKNDIKFDVIDKLKLIESETDEKVPLFTTDTNNIDEHLTPKQIDELYEQVSDLKFTSDLNGVNEDKIISSAYTLQFGTIVMKNKKTPSSNGLIPKPIINSGDFQFQFVNSAPFMNDLISSYPVIPQPGCRQQFNEQPYANSMAIRLIPSMYQMKKKNNNNNNNNKYEITDKYLKYPPVEIQAQLDRGQILHYTLQVLSLEAVKNVAIPLPKLPCDIQVSRLLLGSLLPMNNEEENSSVSVSVSPKVRLSNHQPDLINFLEESKLNFTGTEKINVKPSIELIINDDGGGGEGEGESIKIKYDYLHVSYKTDLKFIVNEREILMSFIEGGEFGGKNCEIAIGNGELSKNEFEKLLKDSISLIKQI
- a CDS encoding uncharacterized protein (Predicted ORF from Assembly 19; removed from Assembly 20; subsequently reinstated in Assembly 21 based on comparative genome analysis), which produces MFSTSRQLIKSSLIHRSYSTTTTTNGAPIKVTTTTTRKKVGAFRGGFIGFLLGVTTTGGLSYYYLLDQYKLANTVVIADIVALQNSITNLEKHIKSLEERK
- the PUT1 gene encoding proline dehydrogenase (Putative proline oxidase; alkaline upregulated by Rim101; flow model biofilm induced; Spider biofilm induced), with protein sequence MSIRLYSKQSLNTFKKATFIPLTTTATAITTTQFRYFHDTPNKQNVTVNNMMPRVTKPTPTNTFTTSPQLPSTEYLKAFNNKELISFFMIGLATLNKPILQLCIKLFPYVPMSIIKALVYRIYCGGETIDQVKKTGLRLHERGINNMMISLTIEACDGNDNVDPKYIVEETAKSIETILVPHTVAMIEQATDDINDIPPGYVALKPTGFAKDAANVLKNYNTTMIKEFDELVDKAIIVCQKIYDSNKELSQKYPERVSPFVVGVIDAEKHELQEGVYELQRRLYQKFNKLNQPISIVGTLQMYLSDSANLLTKEENLANENNYRLGLKLVRGAYIHSEKNRDIVIHKTKQDTDNNYNSGISYCIDSILNQNQNQNGSTIGHLVVASHNAESMRLASDKVYNPMNESNKNKTNVVLGQLLGMADNVTYDLITNNKIGNVIKYVPWGPPLETKEYLLRRLEENGDAVKNDNGWPLVKASFKMLTKRLFGSG